The Glycine soja cultivar W05 chromosome 15, ASM419377v2, whole genome shotgun sequence region agtAAGTGACTCTTAAAGtaacataaaagaaattaatttttaagaaatttatttataattcctCATTATCATTAGTTGAAAGTTGCATGTTATAACTTTCCTCTCACGAGGTTATTTATGTTTGGACACTATATTAtgtgttaaattaatttgagtTGAATTAGGTACCTTATGTGGTATCGTGGAAACTCTTTAACCTTCATCTTCCACTTTCACGACGACTACCGAAACCATAAAATGTCCTACTTGCCTCTTGAGAGTATAAATGTCTCCCTTCCACAGTCATCGTATTTGCCACCACCACCCCACCACCATATCCACCATTTCGTTCACAAGTTAACACTACTACATGTAAACACGACCTGACAAATGCAATAGTCAAGACAACATCAACAGTCACTAAGCCTCCCTGCCAGCACACTTCTTCACAAGAGTGCAGAAGAGCCAATCAGAAGAGCCAATTGCCCACACTCCCACCACAGTACATGCCTTCATCTTTCGCCAAATCGCGCTCCGCAACTACCTCAACGCTCATCGCCTTCGATATCGCCCCTTCCAACATCCTCCGTCTCCAAGCACTAAACATCATTGTTTACTCCCACCTTCGTTGGTGCAGCAGAGCCATCAACAAGGTTAGCGACATGAATGGTGATGCACAAACCACCGCCTCCTCCACCACCATGGCTTGTGTGATCCTGCTCCTATCTTCCAAGTTTTCCCCTCCTTCACCAAAGCCATTCTCCTTTTGAAAACCTTTGTGCCAACATTCAATATCATCCATCACCTCCCAATTTCATCAAGCCATTTTGTCTTCTCTGCGCAAATAAAGAACTGTGATCTATTGGTTATGGGACTGGCGTTTTCCATAGAGCAGATATTGGGACCAGTGTGTTTCTTCACAGCGAACTTGGCACCATAGATCAACTTGCTGCCACTTCCTTTTTCGGAGGTGAAGTGGCCACCCTGACACATGAAGCTCAAGATCACGCGGTGGAAGGATGAGCCCTTGTAATGAAGGGGCTTACAACTCTGCCTTACGCCTTTTTCGTCGGTGCAGAGCGCGTAGAAGTTCCCGGCAGTGCGAGGAGTCATGTTGGCATAGAGCTCCATCATGATGCGACCAACAAGCTGCCCACCAATGGTCATGTAGAAGAAGACCTTAGGGTTAGGCATAGTTGCtgcaaagaagaaaataaaaaaaataacactattgagaaagaaaaagagggaTTGGGTTTTGCATTCCCACACGACACCATTTTTGCCCTTTGCTTTCCAACATTGTCAAGGCCCAAACAACCCCACCAACAAAGCAACTTCCATCATGTTTTTTTCTAAACCCACTCttgttttagttttgttttcGTTGCCCAACCTTAAGGACAAGGTTGGTTTTCCAACAGTGGGTAGTGATAGAAATACAACCCAAAGGGAGAGTAGGCTCAAAAGGGTACAGATACCAGCTTACCTTCGTGACTATGCTTGATTCATAAACAACATATTCTTTGCTCTTATCCTATCGGTAAGTCGTTACAACCACTTAGGATATTtccacaattttattattaggaTATTTCCATTCTATTATTATCTAGTCTCCTCTATTGAGGCCTTTAGTACCAATATCCTATGTAGATGCAATTATAAGTACCATGATATATGAAATAACAGCAAGCatggaaaattatcactaagttttttatcttttacttagAATAGCGTAGATACAAAGAGGTTACCTTGTTCTCGAATACAAGACAAAAGCCTTTGCTCGTAATAGATGCAATGTTGAAGGGATCTAGTAAGAGCTATCAATTATATCTATTTGTTTTTGTGTAGAAGTGTAAAGAATAAGAGAAGGCCCTTAGTGGATCTATTGGGTCGTTTAAGAGGAGAGGTGCTTAGTCTCTTAGGTTAAGATGTGTTTTATGTCCCTTGTGGCTGTTTTAATATATTGCTTTTGCttggatgataaaaaaatatagatatgaaattaaaaacaaaaaagagtgaAGTTTTGAGcctcaaaacaaattaattaaagcaaaaaaaaaagcaatagatctcaaatcaacaacaaatctcataacaaaaataattaaagcaaaaaataaattaaaaacctcAAATCATATGTCAAGAACCAAGTCCATTGGTTCTTGTAATATACTATTTTGTAGGTGATACACTAGATTTTGATTGTCTTTTATGTATAGTTCTAGGTCTATTGTGTGCATTTATGATACAATTTGTGGGCATAACTCATGATATATGCTTAGTTTTGTTAGACAGGCTATTAAGGagtatttgaagaaaaaaaaactaaaaaaaccagTGAAAATATGATAAAGTTGGACTGTGACCATTCATCACGACCTTGATTAATCATCAAGGTTGTGATCAACTTTAGCATAATCAAGGCTATGTTAATTGCATTAGGGCTCAACGTCAGAAATTTGTCAATGCTCTAATCATTTCATCAAGGTTGTGATCAATTCATCAAGGCTCAGATCACTTCATTAAGGTCATGAACATTCATCAAGGCCTTGATAGATTGATCACGACTAAACATAGATTTGCATTCGAAAAACCATCACAACCCTAATCAATTCATTAAGGTCGTGATTAATTCACGTTGGTTGTCACTTAAATCTTTTGTTATAAATAGTCTCTTTTAGACTGTAGGTTGAGTAGTTTTTACTCTAGCAAaaaattttgagttttgaaaGAGCAAGAGAACTATGTAAGAGTCCTTAGACCCAAAAGCACGAAGATTACGATTAGGAAGATTCCTCGCTCGGATATCAAATCTCTTGGTATGTTTGTGCTTCTTCTTAGGATATCTAGTGTATTCATGGCTATGAGTCTCAAGTCTCCCTAGTTCGGGTATTATGATGTAACCTACCTTGAACTTCTTTCTTGATTTTATTAATGAGATTGTTGATGTTATTCAGTTAATTGATTCTATTCCTTACTTTGAATTTCTATTTGGAAACAATCATTCTAATACATAATTGATTGCATAGTAGTGATTATTTGTATGTATTTGGTAGGATTAGGAATAAAGTGTTTTATACCAAACTATATTGTCAAACTGGTTGGATAATATTTGGTAGGTTAATCAAGAAATTGATTAATCACCCTGGTCATCAATCTTAATCCtttgaattatttaatatgCCAACCATCAATTGAGTATTATTTAAGGCAAAGAGTATGTATCATTAGACCACTCTCAATGGCTAATAATTGACTGGGAATCGTAAGAATCTTGTTAGAATTAGGATTAGGGGAATTGGTTGTGTGAACTAATAATCCTTGGCTATTCATCTCATTCGATCTTTCACATTATCTTTATTGTTTAGATTCAATTTTGTATTAGATAATTGCTCATTAATCATATCTTAATTTCAAGTTCTTTCTTCAATTACTtagttacaaaatatattattttgggaACACGATTAGTCCTTTGGGTTTGATATCTAGACTTTAGTACTCAATACTATTGCGTGAGCGTACACTTGTGCTTTTCCATTCATATTTTACGCATCATTAggcttaaatatctttttagttcttgcaatttaacattttttgtttcttttcctcaccaataaaaattttcaatttagtaTGTGCAAactatgtttgttttgttttttgtccttaaatcaATTTAGGTAAcacttcaaaattttaaattaaaatataacaaagatATCAACCAATGATGGAGATTCCAAGATCTGTGCTATGTTGATCTCTTGAAAGGAATGCACAAGAACCTCTTTTGTTGACTCTTAGAATATGTTTAGAATTATTTCACTAGAGAGATATAACACGTGAGGGTTGATAtagattttaactaataaaactgctataattgattacagaaaccttgtaattgattattttgatcAAATACACTTTGTCATGCATTTATAGAATCACAGTAATCAATTacgacatatggtaatcgattatctcgATCAATAGAGACCAAACAAAAAAGCTCCTTAGAAGTAGtcataatcaattataatataTCGTAATCAATTATTTCTATTTCCAAAGAATTCCTTAAGTTTTTCAAAtgtaatgtaatcgattatgaaaaatggtaattgattatctcAAAACATAGAGTCTTCATTCTCTTGAAATAGGCATTGTAATTTATTACGAGAATTCTGTAATCAATTATCCCAATGTTCTTATCCAAATTTCAATAGAAGTTAGTTCTAGTGCTTGTTCTAACATactataattgattacataaatttttaattgattaatttatgttGAACTTGAAGTGATCAGAATGTCACATGAAGGTGAGTTGAATTGTAACTTTACCAACTTTTCCTGAAACTTTGTCCTTTCTGGACTTTTGCTCAAGATTACCTTGGTGTTCATAAACTCTGCACATAGAGGTTCAAGTCCTTAGATAACTAAGCTCTCTACGTGGTTAGTCCCAACACTCATTAtgaaatatttgatatgattatgagaAGCTAATATCAATGCACATTTGTTTATGTACATAAGTTCATTActtaaataaaagcatttatCAAAATATTGTTACTATGAAAAACTCGGTTTGTTATGTAGATGTAGCACTCAGAATGTTGTGCTTAGAAATCTATTATTCAGAATGATGCTTCAAGCTTTTCATGCACAAaaccatttttatgttttatgaaaGCTTTAATACCTTGATACATATGATTGAACTGGTTTAAGGCAAATCTTGTTATCACAAATATGATTTAGTTCAAATATGTCATTTTACAAAACTATTAGGCTTGTTATGAAAATCTTCTTATGTATGCATTATGATGCTCAGAATGTTCTGATGcaaatacaatatatataacaacatatAACATAATGTACAGAGGAAGAGAA contains the following coding sequences:
- the LOC114386218 gene encoding peptidyl-prolyl cis-trans isomerase 1-like — translated: MPNPKVFFYMTIGGQLVGRIMMELYANMTPRTAGNFYALCTDEKGVRQSCKPLHYKGSSFHRVILSFMCQGGHFTSEKGSGSKLIYGAKFAVKKHTGPNICSMENASPITNRSQFFICAEKTKWLDEIGR